In Arthrobacter citreus, a genomic segment contains:
- the rimP gene encoding ribosome maturation factor RimP → MAVRPSPKKDTSSDYRKKAMHAEIAAETQRLKNFLAPTVEQQQLFLEDIEIKMAGASRTVHVIVDLPEGEAGGVSLDRISDVAHALSEAMDADPHDDGRPYSLEVSSPGVSRPLTEPRHWRRNVGRMVNVNVMTGDDVKGRLVSVEADGITLIPELPVKKGMKPKQGEQMSLPFGNIRKGRVEVEFAHIEDVPLDGIAGSDEETTAEEA, encoded by the coding sequence ATGGCGGTTCGGCCCAGCCCCAAAAAAGACACGTCATCGGATTACCGCAAGAAGGCCATGCACGCAGAAATTGCCGCTGAAACGCAGCGGCTCAAGAACTTCCTCGCTCCCACGGTTGAACAGCAGCAGCTTTTCCTTGAGGACATCGAGATCAAGATGGCCGGTGCCAGCCGCACCGTGCACGTCATCGTGGACCTTCCCGAAGGGGAAGCCGGAGGCGTCAGCCTCGACCGCATCTCCGACGTCGCACATGCGCTTTCCGAAGCCATGGATGCAGATCCGCACGACGACGGACGTCCCTACAGCCTGGAGGTTTCCTCTCCTGGTGTTTCGCGCCCGCTCACCGAGCCGCGCCACTGGCGCCGCAACGTCGGGCGCATGGTCAACGTGAACGTCATGACCGGCGACGACGTCAAGGGCCGCCTGGTGTCCGTTGAAGCGGACGGCATCACGCTGATACCGGAACTGCCGGTCAAAAAAGGCATGAAGCCGAAGCAGGGCGAGCAGATGTCCCTCCCCTTCGGCAACATCCGCAAGGGACGCGTTGAAGTTGAATTCGCGCATATTGAAGACGTACCGCTGGACGGCATCGCCGGCAGTGATGAAGAAACCACAGCTGAGGAGGCCTAG